A genomic region of Nerophis lumbriciformis linkage group LG28, RoL_Nlum_v2.1, whole genome shotgun sequence contains the following coding sequences:
- the LOC133570630 gene encoding uncharacterized protein yields the protein MCERTIAEYEEELCPTKEEKERQHEKHQVVLHTTDIHQLIRNQEECLPHLQGDGFTLEDPQPSHFKGDKEGECPVGQEEDDVSKFPLTVVSVKTEEHEDKAPESSQLHHSPNVQQLLHIKEEEDDPQPTHIKEEEEDPHMKEEEEGECVVGQEEDDVSKFPLTVVSVKTEEHEDKAPESSQLHHSPSKHISFYSQGIQSITTGLFTLS from the exons atgtgcgaaagaaccatagcagagtacgaggaggaactttgtccaacaaaagaggagaaggagcgacaacatgaaaaacatcaagttgtgttacacacaacag acatccatcagctgattagaaaccaagaagaatgtctccctcatctgcagggggacgGTTTCACtttagaggatccacagccctcacattttaaaggggacaaagagggagagtgtcctgtagggcaggaggaggatgatgtcagcaagtttccactgactgttgtctctgtgaagactgaagagcatgaagacaaagcacctgagtcctcacagcttcatcacagtccaa acgttcaacagctccttcacattaaagaggaagaggatgatccacagcccacccacattaaagaggaagaggaggatccacacatgaaagaggaagaggagggagagtgtgttgtagggcaggaggaggatgatgtcagcaagtttccactgactgttgtctctgtgaagactgaagagcatgaagacaaagcacctgagtcctcacagcttcatcacagtccaagtaagcacatatcattttattctcagggcattcaatccatcacaactggactgttcacgttgtcttag
- the LOC140680163 gene encoding uncharacterized protein, translating into MSIRVSAGSHEEEWHTSVGQKELQAPSHIKEEQLHDEDEAQSLQLHHSQSEENRGAELVSQHITEADGEHCEDIKSEPDSIFAPLSDMDHMMSHSSDHSDHIQRPLKSKNDSKGDTRHHASNKHFDCSECGKSFRRKNYFTVHMRIHTGEKPFTCSVCKKSFSTKHYMTTHMRTHTGEKPFTCSICKKSFSRKRNITTHMRLHTGEKPFTCSVCNMSSSRKGDVTTHMRTHTGEKSFACSVCKKSFSRKQIMTRHMRTHTGEKHFACSACAKRFNTKYDMILHMRTHTGEKPFACSVCKKSFSRKQSMTTHMRTHTEEKPFSCTVCDKKFRYKYQASKHKCVTVMEAAGI; encoded by the exons atgtcaata cgggtgtcagcggggagtcatgaagaggagtggcacaccagtgtgggacagaaggagctacaggccccctcccacattaaagaggagcagcttcatgatgaagatgaagctcagtccttacagcttcatcacagtcaaagtgaggagaacagaggggcggagcttgtaagtcaacacatcacagaagctgatggagagcattgtgaagatatcaagtcagaaccagacagcatctttgctccactgtcagacatggaccacatgatgtcacactcttctgatcacagtgaccacatccaaagacCTTtgaagagtaaaaatgactctaaaggtgatacgagacatcacgctagcaacaaacactttgactgctctgaatgtgggaaatcatttagaaggAAGAATTATTTTACAGTCCACATGAGAATACATacaggagagaaaccttttacttgctctgtttgtaagaagagtttctccacaaaacattacatgaccacacacatgagaacacacactggagagaaaccttttacttgctctattTGTAAGAAGAGCTTCTCCAGAAAGCGTAACATTACCACACACATGAGattacacactggagagaaaccttttacttgctccgtttgtaaTATGAGTTCCTCCAGAAAGGGTGacgtgaccacacacatgagaacacacactggagagaaatcttttgcttgctctgtttgtaagaagagtttctccagaaagcaaatcatgaccagacacatgagaacacacactggagagaaacattttgcttgctccgcttgtgctaaaagattcaacactaaataTGATAtgatattgcacatgagaacacacacaggtgagaaaccttttgcttgctccgtttgtaagaagagtttctccagaaagcaaagcatgaccacacacatgagaacacacactgaagAGAAACcttttagttgcactgtgtgtgacaAAAAGTTCAGGTATAAGTATCAGgccagtaaacacaagtgtgtaacagtcatggaagctgcagggatttaa